The Punica granatum isolate Tunisia-2019 chromosome 4, ASM765513v2, whole genome shotgun sequence genome has a window encoding:
- the LOC116205479 gene encoding uncharacterized protein LOC116205479 isoform X1 — MVRRLHLHLQLQSHRLLPVPVLPRLLRPTSPRETSSSSAHWSLLTRPPPLPVPASVPVANRKASVARSVATTSASAPQEMVKAIRVHELGGPEVRPVSFFLLPRCYLRSDIGSGPGCWQSVLKWEDVEVGEPKEGEIRVRNKAVGLNFIDVYFRKGVYKASTMPFTPGMEAVGEVVAVGPGLTGRKVGDLVAYAGNPMGSYAEEQILPASKVVPVPPSIDPVTAASVILKGMTAQVLLRRCFKVEPGHTVLVQAAAGGVGSLLCQWAKALGATVIGTVSTQEKAAQAREDGCHHTIIYKEEDFVSRVNEITSGNGVDVVYDSVGKDTFQGSLACLKVRGYMVSFGQSSGTPDPVPLSALAPKSLFLTRPTLMLYTGTRDELLACAGEVFSNVVSGVLRVRINHTYPLSEAAKAHADLENRKTSGSVVLIP; from the exons ATGGTGAGACGGCTTCACCTTCACTTGCAGTTGCAGAGCCACCGGCTACTCCCAGTTCCAGTTCTACCCCGCCTACTCCGACCCACTTCTCCTCGAGAAACTTCGAGCTCCTCCGCCCACTGGAGCCTTCTCACCCGTCCTCCACCTCTTCCAGTTCCGGCATCAGTGCCCGTAGCCAATAGGAAGGCATCGGTTGCTCGATCAGTCGCCACGACCTCCGCTTCAGCTCCCCAAGAAATGGTGAAGGCCATTAGGGTTCATGAGCTCGGGGGACCCGAGGTTCGCCccgtttccttcttccttctcccACGCTGCTATCTTCGATCTGATATAGGGTCGGGTCCAGGTTGCTGGCAATCA GTATTGAAATGGGAGGACGTAGAAGTAGGTGAGCCCAAGGAGGGGGAGATTCGCGTGAGGAACAAAGCAGTGGGGCTTAACTTCATCGATGTGTATTTCCGCAAAGGCGTGTATAAAGCATCCACTATGCCCTTCACTCCAG GTATGGAAGCTGTTGGTGAGGTGGTAGCTGTAGGCCCCGGGCTGACTGGAAGAAAAGTCGGGGATCTCGTAGCCTACGCTGGCAACCCAATGGGCTCATATGCCGAAGAACAGATACTCCCTGCAAGTAAAGTTGTCCCAGTTCCTCCTTCCATCGATCCTGTTACTGCAGCTTCTGTGATTCTCAAGGGCATGACAGCACAGGTTCTTCTCCGACGCTGCTTTAAG GTTGAGCCTGGGCACACGGTACTTGTCCAAGCAGCTGCTGGTGGAGTAGGATCTCTTCTCTGCCAGTGGGCAAAAGCACTTGGTGCCACAGTGATCGGAACTGTCTCAACCCAAGAGAAGGCAGCCCAAGCTAGGGAAGATGGATGTCACCATactataatctataaagaaGAGGATTTTGTTTCTCGTGTCAATGAAATCACTTCAGGCAATGGAGTTGATGTCGTGTATGACTCAGTTGGAAAGGACACCTTTCAG GGGTCTTTGGCATGCTTGAAGGTTCGAGGCTACATGGTGAGTTTTGGGCAGTCGTCAGGCACCCCAGATCCAGTCCCATTGTCAGCTCTTGCACCAAAATCCCTCTTCCTGACGAGGCCAACTTTGATGCTATACACCGGTACCCGGGACGAACTGCTTGCCTGTGCTGGGGAGGTCTTCAGTAACGTTGTATCCGGTGTTCTGCGAGTTCGGATCAACCACACTTACCCGCTCTCGGAGGCAGCTAAGGCACATGCCGACCTCGAGAACCGGAAGACATCTGGTTCGGTTGTTCTCATACCGTGA
- the LOC116205525 gene encoding peptidyl-prolyl cis-trans isomerase CYP21-1, protein MMRREISALAQPRLLLLLLLGLTVLLVFAIFKSQLGNEEVEEDPEITHRVYLDVDIDEQRLGRIVIGLYGQVVPKTVENFRALCTGKKGKGVNGKLLHYKGSPFHRIISGFMIQGGDIVHKDGKGYESIYGGTFADENFKIKHSHPGVVSMVNTGPDSNGSQFFITTVKASWLDGEHVVFGKVIQGMDTVYVIEGGAGTYSGKPRKKVIIADSGEIPKSKWDEEK, encoded by the exons ATGATGCGCCGCGAGATCTCGGCTCTTGCCCAGCCTcggctcctcctcctcctcctcctgggTCTCACCGTCCTCCTCGTCTTCGCAATCTTCAAATCTCAGCTG GGTAATGAGGAGGTAGAAGAGGATCCTGAAATTACTCACAGAGTATATTTGGATGTGGATATTGATGAACAGCGTTTAG GCAGAATCGTGATTGGACTATATGGTCAGGTTGTACCAAAAACAGTAG AAAACTTTAGGGCTCTGTGCACAG GAAAAAAGGGCAAGGGTGTGAATGGAAAGTTACTCCATTATAAGGGTAGCCCTTTTCATCGTATAATATCTGGTTTCATGATTCAAGGTGGAGATATTGTACATAAAGATGGGAAGGGATATGAATCTATATACGGTGGCACTTTTGCTGATGAGAATTTTAAGATAAAGCATTCACATCCAG GTGTTGTCTCCATGGTTAATACAGGACCTGATTCTAATGGTTCTCAGTTCTTTATCACAACCGTCAAGGCCAGCTG GTTGGATGGTGAGCATGTTGTCTTTGGCAAGGTAATCCAGGGAATGGACACTGTTTATGTAATCGAAGGGGGAGCTGGGACCTACAGTGGAAAACCTAGGAAAAAAGTCATCATTGCTGACTCCGGTGAGATACCAAAGAGCAAGTGGGATGAGGAAAAATGA
- the LOC116205479 gene encoding uncharacterized protein LOC116205479 isoform X2 translates to MVRRLHLHLQLQSHRLLPVPVLPRLLRPTSPRETSSSSAHWSLLTRPPPLPVPASVPVANRKASVARSVATTSASAPQEMVKAIRVHELGGPEVLKWEDVEVGEPKEGEIRVRNKAVGLNFIDVYFRKGVYKASTMPFTPGMEAVGEVVAVGPGLTGRKVGDLVAYAGNPMGSYAEEQILPASKVVPVPPSIDPVTAASVILKGMTAQVLLRRCFKVEPGHTVLVQAAAGGVGSLLCQWAKALGATVIGTVSTQEKAAQAREDGCHHTIIYKEEDFVSRVNEITSGNGVDVVYDSVGKDTFQGSLACLKVRGYMVSFGQSSGTPDPVPLSALAPKSLFLTRPTLMLYTGTRDELLACAGEVFSNVVSGVLRVRINHTYPLSEAAKAHADLENRKTSGSVVLIP, encoded by the exons ATGGTGAGACGGCTTCACCTTCACTTGCAGTTGCAGAGCCACCGGCTACTCCCAGTTCCAGTTCTACCCCGCCTACTCCGACCCACTTCTCCTCGAGAAACTTCGAGCTCCTCCGCCCACTGGAGCCTTCTCACCCGTCCTCCACCTCTTCCAGTTCCGGCATCAGTGCCCGTAGCCAATAGGAAGGCATCGGTTGCTCGATCAGTCGCCACGACCTCCGCTTCAGCTCCCCAAGAAATGGTGAAGGCCATTAGGGTTCATGAGCTCGGGGGACCCGAG GTATTGAAATGGGAGGACGTAGAAGTAGGTGAGCCCAAGGAGGGGGAGATTCGCGTGAGGAACAAAGCAGTGGGGCTTAACTTCATCGATGTGTATTTCCGCAAAGGCGTGTATAAAGCATCCACTATGCCCTTCACTCCAG GTATGGAAGCTGTTGGTGAGGTGGTAGCTGTAGGCCCCGGGCTGACTGGAAGAAAAGTCGGGGATCTCGTAGCCTACGCTGGCAACCCAATGGGCTCATATGCCGAAGAACAGATACTCCCTGCAAGTAAAGTTGTCCCAGTTCCTCCTTCCATCGATCCTGTTACTGCAGCTTCTGTGATTCTCAAGGGCATGACAGCACAGGTTCTTCTCCGACGCTGCTTTAAG GTTGAGCCTGGGCACACGGTACTTGTCCAAGCAGCTGCTGGTGGAGTAGGATCTCTTCTCTGCCAGTGGGCAAAAGCACTTGGTGCCACAGTGATCGGAACTGTCTCAACCCAAGAGAAGGCAGCCCAAGCTAGGGAAGATGGATGTCACCATactataatctataaagaaGAGGATTTTGTTTCTCGTGTCAATGAAATCACTTCAGGCAATGGAGTTGATGTCGTGTATGACTCAGTTGGAAAGGACACCTTTCAG GGGTCTTTGGCATGCTTGAAGGTTCGAGGCTACATGGTGAGTTTTGGGCAGTCGTCAGGCACCCCAGATCCAGTCCCATTGTCAGCTCTTGCACCAAAATCCCTCTTCCTGACGAGGCCAACTTTGATGCTATACACCGGTACCCGGGACGAACTGCTTGCCTGTGCTGGGGAGGTCTTCAGTAACGTTGTATCCGGTGTTCTGCGAGTTCGGATCAACCACACTTACCCGCTCTCGGAGGCAGCTAAGGCACATGCCGACCTCGAGAACCGGAAGACATCTGGTTCGGTTGTTCTCATACCGTGA
- the LOC116205425 gene encoding LOW QUALITY PROTEIN: actin-depolymerizing factor 5-like (The sequence of the model RefSeq protein was modified relative to this genomic sequence to represent the inferred CDS: inserted 4 bases in 3 codons; deleted 1 base in 1 codon), with amino-acid sequence MGMQVTDEXKSSFRDMKWKKVHKYILFKIDEKSRLVVVDKVGGPGEGYNDLAASLPDDDCRYAVFDFDFATVDXSKIFFIAWAPAASRIRAKMLYATSKDGLXEGIRYEVQATDPTEMGFDVIQDRAK; translated from the exons ATGGGAATGCAGGTGACGGACG TCAAGAGCTCGTTCAGGGACATGAAATGGAAGAAGGTCCACAAGTACATCCTCTTCAAGATCGATGAGAAGTCGAGGCTGGTGGTGGTCGACAAGGTTGGCGGGCCGGGAGAGGGGTATAATGACCTGGCGGCTTCGCTGCCTGACGATGACTGCAGATATGCTGTGTTTGACTTCGACTTCGCGACGGTAG AGAGCAAGATCTTCTTCATCGCATG GGCTCCTGCTGCATCGAGAATT AGAGCGAAAATGCTGTATGCGACCTCCAAAGACGGGCT AGAAGGGATCCGCTATGAGGTTCAGGCGACTGACCCGACTGAGATGGGGTTCGATGTCATTCAGGACAGAGCCAAATAG